In one window of Mus pahari chromosome 3, PAHARI_EIJ_v1.1, whole genome shotgun sequence DNA:
- the LOC110319045 gene encoding olfactory receptor 10AG1-like has product MTQTLTKSFLQMKHDEIEGEVNVSTVIEFVLLGFSALPNLQGILSALFSIIYMIILTGNCLIILITRLDHTLKKPMYFFLANFSSLEICYVSVTVPRILFNIWTQDRNISVLACAVQMCFFLMLGTDECFLLAVMSYDRYVAICNPLHYPLVMNSKKCTQLAAGSWLSGIPIQIGQTCWIFSMHFCNSNEIDHFFCDIPPILKLACGDTSVHELSVYVVVMVVAALPFILVLTSYSKIIATILRLPTAKGRAKAFSTCSSHLLVVVLFYGSGTITYLRPKSMHSPGTDKLLSLFYTIVTPMFNPLIYSLRNKEVIVALRKLILQK; this is encoded by the coding sequence ATGACTCAGACTCTGACTAAATCATTCCTACAGATGAAACATGACGAAATTGAGGGTGAAGTAAACGTTTCTACTGTAATAGAGTTTGTTCTGCTGGGATTCTCTGCTCTTCCCAACCTCCAAGGAATTCTGTCTGCACTGTTCTCCATCATTTACATGATTATCCTCACCGGCAATTGCCTCATCATATTAATAACTAGACTTGACCATACATTGAAGAAACCCATGTATTTTTTCCTGGCAAACTTCTCCTCTCTGGAAATCTGTTATGTATCAGTAACTGTCCCAAGAATTCTGTTCAACATTTGGACACAGGATAGAAATATTTCTGTGCTGGCTTGTGCTGTGCAGATGTGCTTTTTTCTTATGTTGGGAACTGATGAATGTTTCCTCCTGGCTGTGATGTCttatgatcgctatgtggccattTGCAACCCTTTGCACTATCCTTTGGTCATGAACTCAAAAAAATGCACTCAGTTGGCAGCAGGCTCCTGGCTTAGTGGCATTCCAATTCAGATTGGACAAACCTGTTGGATATTTTCTATGCATTTCTGCAATTCTAATGAAATAGACCACTTCTTTTGTGACATACCACCAATTCTCAAGCTGGCATGTGGGGACACTTCTGTGCATGAACTGTCTGTTTATGTGGTTGTTATGGTAGTGGCTGCACTCCCCTTTATACTGGTGCTTACATCCTATAGCAAAATAATTGCCACCATTTTGAGGTTGCCAACAGCCAAAGGGCGGGCAAAAGCCTTCTCCACTTGTTCTTCCCACCTgctggtggtggttttgttttatgggtCTGGTACCATTACATACTTGAGGCCAAAGTCTATGCATTCTCCTGGAACTGATAAATTGTTGTCTCTGTTCTATACTATTGTGACTCCCATGTTCAATCCCTTAATATACAGCCTTAGGAACAAGGAAGTGATTGTTGCTCTAAGAAAACTCATACTCCAAAAATAG
- the LOC110319153 gene encoding olfactory receptor 10AG1-like produces MNHEERESKDNVSTVIQFVLIGFSDLPNLQWFLFAVFSVVYIIILIGNFLIIIIISMDQALQKPMYFFLANFSSLELCYVSVTVPRILFNIGTQNRXXSXXSCATQXXFFLVFGTTEXXLLAVMSYDRYVAICNPLHYSLVMTPTKCTQLAAVSWLGGMPVQIGQTCQIFSMHFCNSYKINHFFCDIPPILKLACGDTSVHELSVYVVVMVVAAFPFILVLASYSKIIATILRLPTAKGRAKAFSTCSSHLLVVLLFYGSATVTYFRPKSMHSPGTDKLLSLFYTVVTPMFNPLIYSLRNKEVIAALRKFILQK; encoded by the coding sequence ATGAATCATGAAGAGCGAGAGTCTAAAGACAATGTTTCCACAGTGATACAATTTGTGCTCATAGGATTTTCTGACCTGCCCAACCTCCAATGGTTTTTATTTGCAGTGTTTTCTGTAGTTTATATTATTATTCTGATTGGAAATTTCCTCATAATCATAATAATCAGTATGGACCAAGCATTACAAAAACCAATGTATTTTTTCCTGGCAAATTTTTCCTCTCTGGAACTCTGTTATGTATCAGTGACTGTCCCAAGGATTCTGTTCAACATTGGGACACAGAACCGAANCATNTCANTGNTGTCCTGTGCNACACAANTGTNCTTCTTCCTTGTTTTTGGAACTACTGAANGTNTNCTNCTNGCTGTGAtgtcctatgaccgctatgtggccatctgcaaccCTCTGCACTATTCTCTGGTCATGACCCCAACAAAGTGCACACAGCTGGCAGCAGTCTCCTGGCTTGGAGGCATGCCAGTCCAGATAGGACAAACCTGTCAGATATTCTCTATGCATTTTTGTAATTCTTACAAAATTAACCACTTCTTTTGTGACATACCACCAATTCTAAAGCTGGCTTGTGGGGACACTTCAGTGCATGAACTGTCTGTCTATGTGGTCGTTATGGTGGTGGCTGCATTCCCTTTTATACTGGTGCTTGCATCCTACAGCAAAATCATTGCCACCATCTTGAGGTTGCCAACAGCCAAAGGTCGGGCAAAAGCCTTCTCTACTTGTTCTTCCCACCTGCTGGTGGTACTGTTGTTTTATGGATCTGCTACAGTTACCTATTTCAGACCAAAGTCCATGCATTCCCCTGGAACTGACAAACTGCTGTCTCTGTTCTACACTGTTGTGACTCCCATGTTCAATCCCTTAATATACAGCCTTAGGAACAAGGAAGTGATTGCTGCACTGAGAAAGTTCATACTCCAAAAATAG